In the genome of Acidobacteriota bacterium, the window CCCCCGCGCATTCCCGTCGTAAAAATCGCGGAGGCCGACTTCCCCTCTGTTTTCGGAAAATTTCGGATCTGCGGATTTCGACTGACGGATGATCGCGGCATCGAGAACGCAGTAGTTCTAGTCCGGGGAACACCGCAATCCGGGAAGATTCCATTGGTGCGCATTCACTCCCAATGCCTGACCGGCGACGTCTTCGGCTCACTGCGCTGTGATTGCCGTGAACAACTCGAGATGGCCCTGGCTCAGGTGGGCGCGAGCGACTATGGGTTTATCATCTATGAAGAAAAGGAAGGCCGCGGCATCGGGCTAATGAACAAACTGCTGGCCTATCAGTTGCAAGACGAGGGACTGGACACGATAGAGGCCAACGAACGGCTGGGATTCGAGGCGGACCTGCGTGATTACCGTCTGCCAGCCGGGATTCTGCAGTACTACGGAGTTTCGCAAGTTCGCATGCTCTCCAACAACCCGGAAAAGTTACAGGCTATGGAAGCCAACGGAATCGCCATCAAGGAACGCGTGCCTGTGGAAGCTAAACCGCACCAGGCTCGAGTGAAATATCTGCGAACCAAGCGCGACAAAATGGGCCATAAGATTGGCGAATAGCAGAGATAATTCAATCAGCATCTTCAATCAGCATCAAGGGCAGCATCAAGGGCAGTTGCGGCCCCTCTTTTATCCGCAAACTCAAATGATCCCCCGCCTATAAAATGAACAATCTCCAGTTGGTCCTGGTCGCTCAACACGGTGTTGGGCCAAGACTCTCGCGGCACAATGTGGCGATTCAACTCCACGGCGCAGCGATCGGATCTCAGCTCGAGCGAGCGAAGAAACTCGGTTAGGGTTAATGGAGCGTCCAACGACCGGACTTTTCCATTCACAACTATATCCATTTGCGAGTACTCACCATGCCGCGGCGAATTTGATTTGCTTTGAGTGCCTATCGACTTGGAAATTCTGGAAAGACTGGAACATCAAAAATGCTCAAGCCACAGGCTGAATA includes:
- the ribA gene encoding GTP cyclohydrolase II: MNKPAAPSATHLPGTPVQTPPRIPVVKIAEADFPSVFGKFRICGFRLTDDRGIENAVVLVRGTPQSGKIPLVRIHSQCLTGDVFGSLRCDCREQLEMALAQVGASDYGFIIYEEKEGRGIGLMNKLLAYQLQDEGLDTIEANERLGFEADLRDYRLPAGILQYYGVSQVRMLSNNPEKLQAMEANGIAIKERVPVEAKPHQARVKYLRTKRDKMGHKIGE
- the thiS gene encoding sulfur carrier protein ThiS, which codes for MDIVVNGKVRSLDAPLTLTEFLRSLELRSDRCAVELNRHIVPRESWPNTVLSDQDQLEIVHFIGGGSFEFADKRGAATALDAALDAD